The following coding sequences lie in one Streptomyces venezuelae genomic window:
- a CDS encoding aldehyde dehydrogenase family protein has translation MTSPFEYAPAPESRSVVDIAPSYGLFIDGEFTEAADGKVFKTVSPSTEEVLSEVAQASAEDVDRAVKAARKAFEKWSALPGAERAKYLFRIARIIQERSRELAVLETLDNGKPIKETRDADLPLVAAHFFYYAGWADKLDHAGYGPNPAPLGVAGQVIPWNFPLLMLAWKIAPALATGNTVVLKPAETTPLSALFFADICRQAGLPKGVVNILPGYGDAGAALTAHPDVNKVAFTGSTAVGKAIARQVAGTDKKVTLELGGKGANIVFDDAPIDQAVEGIVTGIFFNQGQVCCAGSRLLVQESVQDEVLDALKRRLSTLRLGDPLDKNTDIGAINSAEQLARITALAETGEAEGAERWSAPCELPTSGYWFAPTLFTNVTQAHTVARDEIFGPVLSVLTFRTPDEAVAKANNTQYGLSAGIWTEKGSRILAVANKLRAGVVWANTFNKFDPTSPFGGYKESGFGREGGRHGLEAYLDV, from the coding sequence ATGACTTCCCCCTTCGAGTACGCTCCGGCGCCCGAGTCGCGCTCCGTCGTCGACATCGCGCCGAGCTACGGCCTGTTCATCGACGGCGAGTTCACCGAGGCCGCCGACGGCAAGGTCTTCAAGACGGTCTCCCCGTCCACCGAGGAGGTCCTCTCCGAGGTCGCGCAGGCCTCCGCCGAGGACGTCGACCGCGCGGTGAAGGCCGCCCGCAAGGCCTTCGAGAAGTGGTCGGCGCTGCCGGGCGCCGAGCGCGCCAAGTACCTCTTCCGCATCGCCCGGATCATCCAGGAGCGCAGCCGCGAGCTGGCCGTCCTGGAGACGCTGGACAACGGAAAGCCCATCAAGGAGACGCGCGACGCCGACCTTCCCCTGGTCGCCGCGCACTTCTTCTACTACGCGGGCTGGGCCGACAAGCTGGACCACGCGGGGTACGGCCCGAACCCGGCCCCGCTCGGTGTCGCGGGCCAGGTCATCCCCTGGAACTTCCCGCTCCTGATGCTGGCCTGGAAGATCGCCCCGGCGCTCGCGACCGGCAACACGGTCGTCCTGAAGCCCGCCGAGACGACTCCGCTGAGCGCCCTGTTCTTCGCGGACATCTGCCGCCAGGCGGGCCTGCCCAAGGGCGTCGTCAACATCCTCCCCGGGTACGGCGACGCGGGCGCGGCCCTGACCGCCCACCCGGACGTGAACAAGGTCGCCTTCACCGGCTCGACCGCCGTCGGCAAGGCCATCGCGCGCCAGGTCGCCGGCACCGACAAGAAGGTCACGCTCGAACTGGGCGGCAAGGGCGCCAACATCGTCTTCGACGACGCGCCCATCGACCAGGCCGTCGAGGGCATCGTCACCGGCATCTTCTTCAACCAGGGCCAGGTCTGCTGCGCGGGCTCGCGGCTCCTCGTACAGGAGTCGGTCCAGGACGAGGTGCTCGACGCGCTCAAGCGCCGCCTGTCCACGCTGCGCCTCGGCGACCCGCTGGACAAGAACACCGACATCGGCGCCATCAACTCCGCCGAGCAGCTGGCCCGCATCACCGCGCTCGCCGAGACCGGCGAGGCGGAGGGCGCCGAGCGCTGGTCCGCCCCGTGCGAACTGCCCACCTCCGGCTACTGGTTCGCGCCGACGCTGTTCACCAACGTCACGCAGGCACACACCGTCGCCCGCGACGAGATCTTCGGCCCGGTGCTCTCCGTCCTGACCTTCCGTACCCCGGACGAGGCGGTCGCCAAGGCCAACAACACGCAGTACGGGCTCTCCGCCGGCATCTGGACGGAGAAGGGCTCGCGCATCCTCGCTGTCGCGAACAAGCTCCGGGCGGGCGTCGTCTGGGCCAACACTTTCAACAAGTTCGACCCGACGTCGCCGTTCGGCGGCTACAAGGAGTCGGGCTTCGGCCGCGAGGGCGGCCGGCACGGGCTGGAGGCGTACCTCGATGTCTGA
- the deoC gene encoding deoxyribose-phosphate aldolase, which translates to MPTAFADVTASDSTLRRFLHGLPGVDAVGLEARAASLGTRSIKTTAKAYAIDLAISMIDLTTLEGADTPGKVRALGAKAVNPDPTDRKTPRTAAVCVYPDMVATAKEAVGASGVKVASVATAFPAGRAAIEVKLGDVREAVAAGADEIDMVIDRGAFLAGDYMTVFEQIRAVKEACGTARLKVIFETGELSTYDNIKRASWIGMIAGADFIKTSTGKVGVNATPANTLLMLEAVRDFRAQTGVQIGVKPAGGIRSTKDAVKFLVLVNETAGPDWLDNHWFRFGASSLLNDLLMQRQKLATGRYSGPDYVTVD; encoded by the coding sequence ATGCCCACTGCATTCGCTGACGTGACAGCGTCCGACAGCACGCTCCGCCGCTTCCTTCACGGGCTGCCCGGCGTCGACGCGGTCGGCCTGGAGGCGCGTGCCGCCTCGCTCGGTACCCGTTCGATCAAGACCACGGCGAAGGCGTACGCCATCGACCTGGCCATTTCGATGATCGACCTGACGACGCTCGAGGGCGCCGACACCCCGGGCAAGGTCCGGGCGCTCGGCGCGAAGGCCGTGAACCCGGACCCGACCGACCGGAAGACCCCCCGCACCGCGGCCGTCTGCGTCTATCCGGACATGGTCGCCACCGCCAAGGAGGCCGTCGGGGCCAGCGGCGTGAAGGTCGCGTCCGTCGCGACCGCCTTCCCCGCGGGCCGCGCGGCGATCGAGGTGAAGCTCGGCGACGTGCGCGAGGCCGTCGCGGCGGGCGCCGACGAGATCGACATGGTCATCGACCGGGGCGCGTTCCTGGCGGGTGACTACATGACGGTGTTCGAGCAGATCCGCGCCGTGAAGGAGGCCTGCGGCACCGCCCGCCTGAAGGTCATCTTCGAGACCGGTGAGCTCTCGACGTACGACAACATCAAGCGCGCCAGCTGGATCGGCATGATCGCGGGCGCCGACTTCATCAAGACCTCGACCGGCAAGGTCGGCGTCAACGCCACCCCGGCCAACACCCTGCTCATGCTGGAGGCCGTCCGCGACTTCCGTGCGCAGACCGGCGTGCAGATCGGTGTGAAGCCCGCGGGCGGCATCCGCTCCACCAAGGACGCGGTGAAGTTCCTCGTGCTGGTGAACGAGACGGCCGGTCCCGACTGGCTGGACAACCACTGGTTCCGCTTCGGTGCCTCTTCGCTCCTCAACGACCTGCTCATGCAGCGTCAGAAGCTGGCCACCGGCCGCTACTCCGGCCCCGACTACGTGACGGTGGACTGA
- a CDS encoding PH domain-containing protein has translation MSDPRDPVAEPVYKDRTYRSPAGIAGGVLLLALGAWLGIDAVIRGEGRTPWLALAGLLLAVPLVVAFTVRPVVYANDDRLRIRNPFRTITLPWASVATLRSGYSNEVLTNAGTKFQLWAIPVSLRGRKRAARRQSQAVAAGDPTNGRSFHDPTTPSTRSAGDQSMDDLRDLAERRAAEESAQGEPVVRWAYEILAPSVAGAVLLVVLLAVT, from the coding sequence ATGAGCGACCCTCGAGACCCCGTGGCGGAGCCCGTCTACAAGGACCGCACCTACCGGTCCCCGGCCGGCATCGCCGGTGGCGTCCTGCTGCTCGCCCTGGGCGCCTGGCTCGGCATCGACGCGGTCATCCGCGGCGAGGGCCGCACCCCGTGGCTCGCGCTCGCCGGACTGCTCCTCGCGGTGCCGCTGGTCGTCGCGTTCACCGTACGGCCCGTCGTGTACGCCAACGACGACCGCCTGCGGATCCGCAACCCCTTCCGGACCATCACGCTGCCGTGGGCGTCCGTCGCGACGCTCCGCTCCGGCTACTCCAACGAGGTCCTCACCAACGCCGGCACCAAGTTCCAGCTCTGGGCGATCCCCGTCTCGCTGCGCGGCCGCAAGAGGGCGGCGCGCAGGCAGTCGCAGGCCGTCGCGGCGGGCGACCCGACGAACGGCCGCTCCTTCCACGACCCCACCACGCCGTCCACCCGCTCGGCGGGCGACCAGTCCATGGACGACCTCCGCGACCTCGCCGAACGGCGCGCCGCCGAGGAGTCCGCGCAGGGCGAGCCGGTGGTGCGCTGGGCGTACGAGATCCTGGCGCCGTCCGTGGCGGGGGCGGTGCTGCTCGTGGTGCTGCTCGCGGTGACCTGA
- a CDS encoding phospho-sugar mutase, producing the protein MQDDTPATAELIAQAKSWLAEDPDPETREELGKLIDAEDITELRTRFAGTLQFGTAGLRGELGAGPMRMNRSVVIRAAAGLAAYLKAKGQADGLVVIGYDARHKSADFARDTAAVMTGAGLRAAVLPRPLPTPVLAFAIRHLGAAAGVEVTASHNPPRDNGYKVYLGDGSQIVPPADAEIAAEIDAIASLDDVPRPDAGWETLDEAVLEAYLARTDAVLSPGSPRTARAVYTAMHGVGKDTLLAAFARAGFPAPTLVAEQAEPDPDFPTVAFPNPEEPGAMDLAFATAARTSPAPDLIIANDPDADRCAAAVKTGPEDTDWRMLRGDEVGALLAAHLVKRGAHGTFAESIVSSSLLGRIAEKAGLPYEETLTGFKWIARVDGLRYGYEEALGYCVDPEGVRDKDGITAALLLAELASELKEEGRTFLDLLDDLALEHGLHATDQLSVRVEDLSLIADAMRRLREQPPTELAGLPVSKAEDLTRGTETLPPTDGLRYTLDGARVIVRPSGTEPKLKCYLEVVVPVTDRAALPEARTRATDLLASIKRDLSAAAGI; encoded by the coding sequence GTGCAGGACGACACCCCCGCCACCGCAGAGCTCATCGCGCAGGCCAAGTCCTGGCTCGCCGAGGACCCGGACCCGGAGACCCGCGAAGAGCTCGGCAAGCTCATCGACGCCGAAGACATCACCGAACTGAGGACCCGCTTCGCCGGCACCCTCCAGTTCGGCACCGCCGGCCTCCGCGGCGAACTCGGCGCAGGCCCCATGCGCATGAACCGCTCCGTGGTCATCCGCGCCGCCGCCGGCCTCGCCGCGTACCTGAAGGCCAAGGGCCAGGCCGACGGCCTCGTGGTCATCGGCTACGACGCCCGCCACAAGTCCGCGGACTTCGCCCGCGACACCGCCGCGGTGATGACGGGCGCCGGCCTCCGCGCAGCCGTCCTGCCCCGCCCCCTCCCCACCCCCGTCCTCGCCTTCGCCATAAGGCACCTCGGCGCCGCAGCAGGCGTAGAGGTCACGGCCAGCCACAACCCCCCGCGGGACAACGGCTACAAGGTCTACCTCGGCGACGGCTCCCAGATCGTCCCGCCCGCCGACGCGGAGATCGCCGCGGAGATCGACGCCATCGCGAGCCTCGACGACGTACCGCGCCCCGACGCCGGCTGGGAAACCCTCGACGAAGCCGTCCTGGAGGCCTACCTGGCCCGTACGGACGCCGTCCTGTCCCCCGGCTCCCCCCGCACCGCCCGCGCCGTCTACACGGCCATGCACGGCGTCGGCAAGGACACCCTCCTCGCCGCGTTCGCCCGCGCGGGCTTCCCCGCGCCGACCCTCGTCGCCGAGCAGGCCGAGCCGGACCCGGACTTCCCGACGGTCGCGTTCCCGAATCCGGAGGAGCCGGGTGCGATGGACCTCGCCTTCGCGACGGCGGCCCGCACCTCCCCCGCCCCCGACCTGATCATCGCCAACGACCCGGACGCGGACCGCTGCGCGGCGGCGGTGAAGACCGGTCCCGAGGACACCGACTGGCGGATGCTCCGCGGCGACGAGGTGGGCGCCCTCCTCGCCGCCCACCTCGTGAAGCGCGGAGCGCACGGCACCTTCGCCGAGTCGATCGTGTCCTCCTCCCTCCTCGGCCGGATCGCCGAGAAGGCGGGCCTCCCCTACGAGGAGACCCTCACCGGCTTCAAGTGGATCGCCCGCGTCGACGGCCTCCGTTACGGCTACGAGGAGGCGCTCGGCTACTGCGTCGACCCCGAGGGCGTACGCGACAAGGACGGCATCACCGCGGCGCTGCTGCTCGCGGAACTCGCGTCCGAGCTCAAGGAGGAAGGCCGCACGTTCCTCGACCTGCTCGACGACCTCGCCCTGGAGCACGGTCTGCACGCCACTGACCAGCTGTCGGTCCGCGTCGAGGACCTGTCCCTGATCGCGGACGCGATGCGCCGCCTGCGCGAGCAGCCGCCGACGGAGCTCGCGGGCCTGCCCGTGTCGAAGGCGGAGGACCTGACGCGCGGCACGGAGACGCTGCCGCCCACCGACGGCCTGCGCTACACGCTGGACGGCGCCCGCGTCATCGTCCGCCCGAGCGGCACCGAGCCGAAGCTCAAGTGCTACCTCGAAGTGGTCGTTCCGGTGACGGACAGGGCCGCGCTGCCCGAGGCCCGCACGCGCGCGACGGACCTGCTCGCGTCGATCAAGCGCGACCTCTCCGCGGCAGCAGGCATCTGA
- a CDS encoding purine-nucleoside phosphorylase: MNASVIPDDIQGDPYAAADAAAARLRELTGAETHDVALVMGSGWAPAVDALGEPEADLAVTELPGFPPPAVEGHGGRIRSFKIGDKRVLVFLGRTHYYEGRGVAAVSHGVRTAVAAGCKTIVLTNGCGGLREGMRPGQPVLISDHLNLTATSPIVGANFVDLTDLYSPRLRALCKEIDPTLEEGVYAQFPGPHYETPAEIRMARTIGADLVGMSTVLEAIAAREAGAEVLGISLVTNLAAGMTGEPLNHEEVLQAGRDSATRMGELLSQVLVRV, from the coding sequence GTGAACGCTTCAGTTATTCCGGACGACATCCAGGGCGACCCGTACGCCGCCGCCGACGCCGCCGCCGCGCGCCTCCGCGAGCTCACGGGCGCCGAGACCCACGACGTCGCCCTCGTGATGGGCTCCGGCTGGGCGCCGGCCGTCGACGCGCTGGGCGAGCCCGAGGCGGACTTGGCCGTCACCGAGCTGCCCGGCTTCCCGCCGCCGGCGGTCGAGGGCCACGGTGGCCGCATCCGCTCCTTCAAGATCGGCGACAAGCGTGTGCTGGTCTTCCTGGGCCGCACCCACTACTACGAGGGCCGTGGCGTGGCCGCCGTCTCGCACGGCGTCCGTACGGCCGTCGCCGCGGGCTGCAAGACGATCGTGCTCACCAACGGCTGCGGCGGCCTGCGCGAGGGCATGCGCCCCGGCCAGCCGGTCCTCATCAGCGACCACCTCAACCTCACGGCGACGTCCCCGATCGTCGGCGCGAACTTCGTCGACCTGACGGACCTGTACTCCCCGCGTCTGCGCGCCCTCTGCAAGGAGATCGACCCGACCCTCGAAGAGGGCGTCTACGCGCAGTTCCCCGGCCCGCACTACGAGACTCCGGCGGAGATCCGCATGGCCCGCACGATCGGTGCGGACCTGGTCGGCATGTCCACGGTCCTCGAGGCGATCGCGGCGCGTGAGGCGGGTGCGGAGGTCCTCGGCATCTCCCTGGTCACGAACCTCGCCGCGGGCATGACGGGCGAGCCCCTCAACCACGAGGAGGTCCTCCAGGCGGGCCGCGACAGCGCGACGCGCATGGGCGAGCTCCTGAGCCAGGTCCTCGTCCGCGTCTGA
- a CDS encoding gamma-glutamylcyclotransferase: MSLYAAYAGNLDPRLMSRRAPHSPLRATGWLTGWRLTFGGEHMGWEGALATLVEAPRSQVFVTLYDIAPMDEDSMDRWEGVGLDIYRRMRVRVDTLEGEEPAWVYVLNGYEGGLPSARYLGELADAAESAGAPHDYVMELRKRPC, from the coding sequence ATGTCGCTCTACGCCGCGTACGCCGGCAATCTGGATCCGCGGCTCATGTCACGCCGCGCACCGCACTCACCGCTGCGCGCGACCGGGTGGCTGACCGGCTGGCGGCTCACGTTCGGCGGGGAACACATGGGCTGGGAGGGCGCGCTCGCCACGCTCGTCGAGGCGCCGCGCTCCCAGGTCTTCGTCACGCTCTACGACATCGCCCCCATGGACGAGGACTCCATGGACCGCTGGGAAGGCGTCGGCCTCGACATCTACCGGCGCATGCGGGTCCGCGTGGACACGCTGGAGGGCGAGGAACCCGCTTGGGTGTACGTCCTCAACGGTTACGAGGGAGGCCTCCCGTCGGCCCGCTACCTGGGCGAACTGGCGGACGCGGCGGAATCGGCGGGCGCCCCGCACGACTATGTGATGGAACTCCGCAAACGCCCTTGCTAG